ACGGCGGTGGGGGGCGAGTCCATCTACTCCGATGAGCAGAGCAAGTTCACCTGCAACACCAAGCAGCCGGGCTGCGACAACGTCTGCTACGACGCCTTCGCGCCGCTGTCGCACGTCCGGTTCTGGGTCTTCCAGATCATCATGATCTCCACGCCCTCGGTCATGTACCTGGGCTACGCCATCCACAGGATCGCCCGCTCGGCCGAGGAGGAGAAGAAGTTCAAGGGCTTCAAGAAGAAGAAGCAGTTTGCCCTGAACTGGCAGGCCGTGCGCAACATGGAGGACGCCATGGAGGCCGACGAGGAGGAGCCCATGATCTCCGACGACGCGGCCGAGCACGAGAAGGCCAAGGCCAAGCCCAAGtgcaaggagcagcagaaacacGACGGGAGGAGGCGCATCCAGCAGGAGGGACTGATGAAAATCTATGTCTTCCAGCTCCTCACCCGGGCCTCCTTCGAGGTTTGCTTTTTGATAGGGCAGTACTTGCTCTATGGTTTCGAGGTGGAAGCTTATTACGTCTGCAACAGGGTCCCTTGTCCCCACACCGTGGACTGCTTCGTGTCCCGGCCCACGGAGAAGACCATCTTCCTGCTGGTGATGTACGTGGtgagctgcctgtgcct
The DNA window shown above is from Hirundo rustica isolate bHirRus1 unplaced genomic scaffold, bHirRus1.pri.v3 unplaced_BUSCO_309958at7742, whole genome shotgun sequence and carries:
- the LOC120748260 gene encoding LOW QUALITY PROTEIN: gap junction gamma-1 protein-like (The sequence of the model RefSeq protein was modified relative to this genomic sequence to represent the inferred CDS: inserted 1 base in 1 codon), which translates into the protein MTNMSWSFLTRLLEEIHNHSTFVGKVWLTVLIVFRIVLTAVGGESIYSDEQSKFTCNTKQPGCDNVCYDAFAPLSHVRFWVFQIIMISTPSVMYLGYAIHRIARSAEEEKKFKGFKKKKQFALNWQAVRNMEDAMEADEEEPMISDDAAEHEKAKAKPKCKEQQKHDGRRRIQQEGLMKIYVFQLLTRASFEVCFLIGQYLLYGFEVEAYYVCNRVPCPHTVDCFVSRPTEKTIFLLVMYVVSCLCLLLNMCEMFHLGFGTIRDAIRNRKINSFRQPPYNYAYPKNISCPPEYNLVVKSEKSTKIPNSLMAHEQNLANVAQEQQCTSPDENLPADLSTLHKHLRVAQEQLDIAFQSYSSTQANTQPSRTSSPASGGTXVEQNRANTAQEKQGAKPKASLEKGSSSSKDGKTSVWI